A region of Campylobacter sp. MIT 99-7217 DNA encodes the following proteins:
- a CDS encoding molybdopterin guanine dinucleotide-containing S/N-oxide reductase encodes MSIDRRKFLKIGAAGVGALSLAPNLLANGVEASKVSLGLVQNGTIVTAAHWGVLKLTIKNGKVVKSEPYEKLTKMDNPLWYQTPDMIYKSRVRFPYVRKSYLENPDKPKPELRGKEEFVRVSYEDAIKLIAKELAKTRRQKGSSGVFAGSYGWKSSGNMQNSRILLHRFMNVTGGYVGVSGDYSTGASQVIMPYVVGSIEVYEQQTSWENILSDSKIVVIWGADPLSTLRISWTANEQKALAYFEKLRSSKIKVVCIDPIRTETAKFLKAEWIAPRPNTDVALMMGMASHLIATNKVNYEFLQNYTTGFEQFKAYLEGKEDKIVKDVKWASAICGIDEKVIMALAERFYDNPTMIMSGWAMQRAHHGEQPHWMLVTLCSMLGQIGTKGGGFGLSYHYSGGGVPTCKGGIIGGMSAGPVGIWKNGKFVGMPKAGAKLGGAEWLQNTASHSFPLARIADALLNPGKKIDHNGSKITYPNIDFIYWVGGNPLVHHQDTNTNKKAWRKPRTVVVNEIYWTPTAKMADIVMPVTSSYERDDITMAGDYSNMQIVPMKQAVAPLDESKDDYEIFSDLCKVYGEAVYNAYTENGKTAKDFIKEYYDSALKQTQAFGEAFATPMPSFEEFWAKNEPVSFEAPADSLEWVRFADFIEDPILNALGTESGLIEIYSKTIEKYKYNDCKAHPTWFEPIEWLGNANTEAPFHLITSHPANRLHSQLCHTSLREKYAVKGREPILINKKDAKKIGVKNGDVVRVFNKRGEILAGVVTSDDIMQGVVRICEGGWVDQDENGLCKYGGVNVLTLDLPTSKLANGNIAHTGLVNIEKFTGTLPEITAFLAPKGAL; translated from the coding sequence ATGAGTATAGATAGAAGAAAATTTTTAAAGATCGGTGCAGCAGGAGTTGGCGCTCTTTCTTTAGCTCCAAATTTACTTGCAAATGGTGTTGAAGCAAGCAAAGTAAGTTTAGGACTCGTTCAAAACGGAACTATAGTTACAGCAGCACACTGGGGAGTTTTGAAGCTTACTATCAAAAATGGTAAGGTAGTAAAAAGCGAACCTTATGAAAAGCTTACTAAAATGGACAATCCACTTTGGTATCAAACCCCTGATATGATTTATAAATCCCGCGTTCGTTTTCCTTATGTTCGCAAATCCTATCTTGAAAATCCAGACAAACCAAAGCCAGAACTTCGCGGAAAAGAAGAATTTGTGCGTGTAAGCTATGAAGATGCTATCAAGCTTATCGCTAAAGAACTTGCTAAAACAAGAAGACAAAAAGGCTCAAGTGGGGTTTTTGCAGGAAGTTATGGTTGGAAGTCAAGTGGTAACATGCAAAACTCACGCATACTTTTACACCGCTTTATGAATGTAACAGGTGGATATGTGGGCGTGAGTGGGGATTATTCAACCGGTGCTTCTCAAGTTATCATGCCTTATGTGGTAGGCTCTATAGAAGTTTATGAGCAACAAACCTCTTGGGAAAATATCTTAAGTGATAGTAAGATAGTTGTGATTTGGGGAGCTGATCCACTTTCTACTTTAAGAATTTCTTGGACAGCAAACGAACAAAAAGCTCTTGCGTATTTTGAAAAATTAAGAAGCTCAAAGATTAAAGTCGTTTGCATAGATCCTATTAGAACAGAAACGGCTAAATTTTTAAAAGCTGAATGGATAGCCCCTCGTCCAAATACCGATGTAGCTTTGATGATGGGTATGGCAAGTCATTTAATAGCCACAAATAAAGTAAATTATGAATTTTTACAAAACTACACCACAGGCTTTGAACAATTTAAGGCTTACTTAGAGGGCAAGGAAGATAAGATAGTAAAAGATGTAAAATGGGCAAGTGCAATTTGTGGCATAGATGAAAAAGTGATTATGGCTCTTGCAGAAAGATTTTATGATAATCCTACGATGATCATGAGTGGTTGGGCTATGCAAAGAGCTCATCATGGCGAGCAACCTCACTGGATGCTAGTAACACTTTGTTCTATGCTTGGACAAATTGGTACAAAAGGCGGTGGTTTTGGACTTAGCTATCATTATAGCGGTGGTGGTGTTCCAACTTGCAAAGGCGGTATCATCGGTGGTATGAGTGCAGGACCTGTTGGAATTTGGAAAAATGGTAAATTTGTAGGTATGCCAAAAGCAGGTGCTAAACTTGGTGGTGCTGAGTGGTTACAAAATACAGCAAGTCATTCTTTTCCTTTGGCTAGAATAGCCGATGCTCTTTTAAATCCGGGCAAAAAGATCGATCATAATGGAAGTAAGATCACTTATCCTAATATAGACTTTATTTATTGGGTTGGTGGAAATCCTTTAGTTCATCATCAAGACACAAACACAAACAAAAAGGCATGGAGAAAACCAAGAACCGTTGTTGTTAATGAAATTTATTGGACTCCAACAGCAAAAATGGCTGATATTGTTATGCCTGTAACAAGTTCTTATGAAAGAGATGATATCACTATGGCTGGGGATTATTCAAATATGCAAATTGTTCCTATGAAACAAGCCGTCGCTCCTCTTGATGAAAGCAAAGATGATTATGAAATTTTTTCAGATCTTTGTAAGGTCTATGGCGAGGCTGTTTATAATGCTTATACAGAAAATGGCAAAACAGCAAAGGATTTTATCAAAGAATACTACGATAGTGCCTTAAAGCAAACCCAAGCTTTTGGAGAAGCTTTTGCTACACCTATGCCAAGCTTTGAGGAATTTTGGGCTAAAAATGAGCCTGTTAGCTTCGAAGCTCCAGCTGATAGCTTAGAATGGGTAAGATTTGCAGACTTCATAGAAGATCCTATCTTAAATGCTTTGGGAACTGAGTCAGGTTTGATTGAAATTTATTCAAAAACCATTGAAAAATACAAATACAATGACTGCAAGGCACACCCTACTTGGTTTGAACCTATCGAGTGGCTTGGAAATGCAAATACTGAAGCTCCATTTCACCTGATCACTTCACACCCAGCAAATAGGCTTCATTCACAACTTTGCCACACTTCTTTGCGTGAAAAATACGCTGTAAAGGGTAGAGAGCCTATACTCATCAACAAAAAAGATGCGAAGAAAATCGGCGTTAAGAATGGTGATGTTGTTCGTGTGTTTAACAAAAGAGGCGAAATTTTAGCTGGTGTCGTTACGAGCGATGACATTATGCAAGGTGTTGTGAGAATTTGTGAGGGAGGCTGGGTAGATCAAGATGAAAATGGACTTTGCAAATACGGCGGAGTCAATGTTTTGACCCTTGATCTTCCAACTTCAAAGCTTGCTAATGGCAATATCGCACACACCGGACTTGTGAATATAGAAAAATTTACAGGAACTCTTCCTGAAATCACAGCTTTTTTAGCTCCAAAAGGTGCTTTATAA
- a CDS encoding cytochrome c3 family protein, which produces MKKLCLLLLASISFAFAKGELYSSEVISLYLNKDDTQVHGRLLPTNAFELVKTEGNRVLLKISGFVNPQAPFVLYHNSTQRVMVAAFSKNSKLNFATKIPANGTKWVYTSIQVWADKQEFVKDTKEMFAKAQNLYQENCGICHTAHKENEFNANQWPATFRSMVNRTGIDKKDHWLIIEYLQKNAKDAPKKGK; this is translated from the coding sequence ATGAAAAAACTTTGTTTGCTCCTTTTAGCAAGTATTAGTTTTGCTTTTGCTAAGGGCGAGCTTTATTCTTCTGAGGTAATATCACTTTACCTAAACAAAGATGATACTCAGGTTCATGGTAGGCTCTTACCAACAAATGCTTTTGAGCTTGTTAAAACTGAGGGAAATAGAGTGCTTTTAAAAATCAGTGGCTTTGTCAATCCACAAGCTCCTTTTGTTCTCTATCACAACAGCACTCAAAGGGTTATGGTGGCAGCGTTTTCTAAAAATTCAAAATTAAATTTTGCAACAAAAATTCCAGCAAATGGTACAAAATGGGTTTATACAAGTATTCAGGTTTGGGCGGATAAGCAAGAATTTGTAAAAGATACAAAAGAAATGTTTGCAAAAGCTCAAAATTTATATCAAGAAAATTGCGGAATTTGCCACACAGCACATAAGGAAAATGAATTTAACGCAAATCAATGGCCTGCAACTTTTCGCTCTATGGTAAATCGCACAGGCATTGACAAAAAAGATCATTGGCTCATCATTGAATATTTGCAAAAAAATGCAAAAGATGCTCCAAAGAAAGGAAAATAA